In Callospermophilus lateralis isolate mCalLat2 chromosome 18, mCalLat2.hap1, whole genome shotgun sequence, one DNA window encodes the following:
- the Acd gene encoding adrenocortical dysplasia protein homolog isoform X2: MAGLGNLVLRPWIRELILGSETLSSPRAGQLLKVLQDAETPGPSHAPVAPDAGAMLLVSDGTHSVRCLVTREALDTSDWEEKEFGFCGAEGRLLLLQVCGVRIQVAEGCTPAEFYLQVDRFSLLPTEQPRVLVTGCNQDLDVQKKLYDCLEDHLSESTSSNAGLTLSQLLDEVQEDQQHRGALVHLAESCLVLAGPCTAPPLTHWAASRCRAMGEAVYSVPSLLLHIPENDQQILSSLGSSQKVQGTPALTCHMPLEESSASISLLPALPLAAPDLVQKHSSQSLPAICSASGSPPFSSPHPSHTSNSPLLSCTPSLLPLDHNSSPYQAHVTRAQKLSLEFRELGLPHKNQRSFPRTGAKGVQEPCPVWDPPKRHRDGSTFQYEYELPCASLCAQVHTVRLPPQLVAWALHFLMEPQPESELTQV; encoded by the exons ATGGCGGGCTTGGGGAACCTGGTCCTGCGGCCCTGGATTCGAGAGCTGATCCTGGGGTCAGAAACACTTTCAAGTCCACGAGCCGGGCAGCTGCTCAAG GTATTGCAGGACGCAGAGACCCCGGGCCCATCCCACGCGCCTGTTGCCCCTGACGCCGGGGCTATGCTGCTTGTGTCGGACGGGACCCACAGTGTCCGGTGCCTAGTGACGCGCGAGGCCCTGGACACCTCGGACTG GGAGGAAAAAGAGTTCGGATTCTGTGGAGCTGAGGGTCGGCTACTGCTACTGCAGGTCTGCGGGGTCCGCATCCAGGTCGCCGAGGGCTGCACG CCTGCAGAGTTCTACCTCCAAGTGGACCGGTTCAGCCTGCTGCCCACTGAGCAGCCTCGGGTACTGGTTACTGGTTG caaccaggacttggatgtgcaGAAAAAGCTGTATGACTGCCTTGA GGACCACCTTTCAGAGTCCACCTCTTCCAATGCAG GCCTAACACTGTCCCAGCTTTTGGATGAAGTGCAGGAGGACCAGCAGCATCGGGGGGCACTAGTACATCTAGCTGAGAGCTGCCTAGTGCTGGCAGGCCCTTGCACAGCACCCCCGCTCACCCACTGGGCTGCCTCACGCTGCAGGGCCATG GGAGAAGCTGTGTACTCTGTCCCCAGCTTATTGCTGCACATTCCTGAAAATGACCAGCAAATTCTAAGCTCTCTGGGCTCAAGTCAGAAGGTACAAG GAACTCCTGCCTTAACCTGTCACATGCCATTGGAGGAAAGCAGTGCCAGCATCAGCCTTCTGCCTGCCCTGCCTTTGGCTGCCCCGGACCTGGTACAGAAGCACAGCTCCCAGTCCCTACCTGCCATCTGCTCAGCCTCTGGATCCCCGCCCTTCAGTTCCCCACACCCCAGTCATACATCCAATTCCCCACTCCTGAGCTGCACTCCCAGTCTCTTGCCCCTCGACCATAACTCCAGTCCATACCAGGCCCATGTGACCAGGGCCCAGAAACTTAGCCTGGAGTTCAGAGAGCTAGGGTTGCCCCACAAGAACCAGCGGTCTTTTCCAAGGACTGGAGCCAAGGGAGTCCAGGAGCCCTGCCCTGTCTGG GACCCCCCAAAGAGGCATCGTGATGGTTCCACCTTCCAATATGAGTATGAACTACCCTGTGCCTCCCTCTGTGCTCAGGTCCACACTGTCAG GCTCCCTCCCCAACTTGTGGCATGGGCCTTGCACTTTTTGATGGAGCCACAGCCAGAGTCTGAGCTAACTCAGGTGTGA
- the Acd gene encoding adrenocortical dysplasia protein homolog isoform X1, with translation MAGLGNLVLRPWIRELILGSETLSSPRAGQLLKVLQDAETPGPSHAPVAPDAGAMLLVSDGTHSVRCLVTREALDTSDWEEKEFGFCGAEGRLLLLQVCGVRIQVAEGCTPAEFYLQVDRFSLLPTEQPRVLVTGCNQDLDVQKKLYDCLEDHLSESTSSNAGLTLSQLLDEVQEDQQHRGALVHLAESCLVLAGPCTAPPLTHWAASRCRAMGEAVYSVPSLLLHIPENDQQILSSLGSSQKVQGTPALTCHMPLEESSASISLLPALPLAAPDLVQKHSSQSLPAICSASGSPPFSSPHPSHTSNSPLLSCTPSLLPLDHNSSPYQAHVTRAQKLSLEFRELGLPHKNQRSFPRTGAKGVQEPCPVWTPHPFQDPPKRHRDGSTFQYEYELPCASLCAQVHTVRLPPQLVAWALHFLMEPQPESELTQV, from the exons ATGGCGGGCTTGGGGAACCTGGTCCTGCGGCCCTGGATTCGAGAGCTGATCCTGGGGTCAGAAACACTTTCAAGTCCACGAGCCGGGCAGCTGCTCAAG GTATTGCAGGACGCAGAGACCCCGGGCCCATCCCACGCGCCTGTTGCCCCTGACGCCGGGGCTATGCTGCTTGTGTCGGACGGGACCCACAGTGTCCGGTGCCTAGTGACGCGCGAGGCCCTGGACACCTCGGACTG GGAGGAAAAAGAGTTCGGATTCTGTGGAGCTGAGGGTCGGCTACTGCTACTGCAGGTCTGCGGGGTCCGCATCCAGGTCGCCGAGGGCTGCACG CCTGCAGAGTTCTACCTCCAAGTGGACCGGTTCAGCCTGCTGCCCACTGAGCAGCCTCGGGTACTGGTTACTGGTTG caaccaggacttggatgtgcaGAAAAAGCTGTATGACTGCCTTGA GGACCACCTTTCAGAGTCCACCTCTTCCAATGCAG GCCTAACACTGTCCCAGCTTTTGGATGAAGTGCAGGAGGACCAGCAGCATCGGGGGGCACTAGTACATCTAGCTGAGAGCTGCCTAGTGCTGGCAGGCCCTTGCACAGCACCCCCGCTCACCCACTGGGCTGCCTCACGCTGCAGGGCCATG GGAGAAGCTGTGTACTCTGTCCCCAGCTTATTGCTGCACATTCCTGAAAATGACCAGCAAATTCTAAGCTCTCTGGGCTCAAGTCAGAAGGTACAAG GAACTCCTGCCTTAACCTGTCACATGCCATTGGAGGAAAGCAGTGCCAGCATCAGCCTTCTGCCTGCCCTGCCTTTGGCTGCCCCGGACCTGGTACAGAAGCACAGCTCCCAGTCCCTACCTGCCATCTGCTCAGCCTCTGGATCCCCGCCCTTCAGTTCCCCACACCCCAGTCATACATCCAATTCCCCACTCCTGAGCTGCACTCCCAGTCTCTTGCCCCTCGACCATAACTCCAGTCCATACCAGGCCCATGTGACCAGGGCCCAGAAACTTAGCCTGGAGTTCAGAGAGCTAGGGTTGCCCCACAAGAACCAGCGGTCTTTTCCAAGGACTGGAGCCAAGGGAGTCCAGGAGCCCTGCCCTGTCTGG ACACCACACCCCTTTCAGGACCCCCCAAAGAGGCATCGTGATGGTTCCACCTTCCAATATGAGTATGAACTACCCTGTGCCTCCCTCTGTGCTCAGGTCCACACTGTCAG GCTCCCTCCCCAACTTGTGGCATGGGCCTTGCACTTTTTGATGGAGCCACAGCCAGAGTCTGAGCTAACTCAGGTGTGA
- the Pard6a gene encoding partitioning defective 6 homolog alpha isoform X3 translates to MARPQRTPARSPDSIVEVKSKFDAEFRRFALPRASVSGFQEFSRLLRAVHQIPGLDVLLGYTDAHAEADSSGLAFASNSLQRRRKGLLLRPVAPLRTRPPLLISLPQDFRQVSSVIDVDLLPETHRRVRLHKHGSDRPLGFYIRDGMSVRVAPQGLERVPGIFISRLVRGGLAESTGLLAVSDEILEVNGIEVAGKTLDQVTDMMVANSHNLIVTVKPANQRNNVVRGASGRLTRPPSAGPGPAEPDSDDDSSDLVLENPPPPCSNGLSQPPCWDVHPGCLLPGVRNSLPSLDGQEQASSGWGSSIRGDGSGFSL, encoded by the exons ATGGCCAGGCCGCAGAGGACCCCGGCGCGCAGTCCTGACAGCATCGTCGAGGTGAAGAGCAAA TTCGACGCTGAGTTCCGACGCTTTGCGCTGCCCCGCGCTTCCGTGAGCGGCTTCCAGGAGTTTTCTCGGTTGCTGCGTGCAGTGCACCAGATCCCAGGCCTGGACGTGCTGCTTGGCTATACGGATGCTCACG CAGAAGCTGACTCCAGCGGCCTGGCATTTGCCTCCAACTCTCTGCAGCGGCGCAGGAAAGGGCTTCTACTGCGACCAGTGGCACCCCTGCGCACCCGGCCACCCCTGCTAATCAGCCTGCCCCAAGATTTCCGCCAGGTTTCCTCAGTCATAGATGTGGACCTACTGCCTGAGACCCACCGACGGGTTCGACTGCACAAGCATGGTTCAGACCGCCCTCTGGGCTTTTACATTCGAGATGGCATGAGTGTGCGTGTGGCTCCCCAAGGCCTGGAGCGGGTTCCAGGCATATTCATCTCCCGCCTGGTACGTGGGGGCCTGGCTGAGAGTACAGGGCTGCTGGCAGTTAGTGATGAGATCCTTGaggtcaatggtattgaggtggcTGGGAAGACCTTGGACCAAGTGACGGACATGATGGTTGCCAACAGCCATAACCTCATTGTCACTGTCAAGCCTGCCAACCAGCGCAATAATGTGGTGCGAGGGGCATCTGGGCGGCTAACACGGCCTCCCTCTGCAGGGCCTGGGCCTGCTGAGCCCGACAGTGATGATGACAGCAGTGACCTGGTCCTTGAGAACCCACCGCCTCCTTGTTCCAATGGGCTGTCTCAGCCGCCATGCTGGGACGTGCACCCCGGCTGCCTACTTCCTGGTGTCCGAAACTCTCTGCCCTCCCTGGATGGCCAGGAACAGGCCAGCTCTGGCTGGGGGAGTAGCATACGAGGAGATGGTAGCGGCTTCAGCCTCTGA
- the Pard6a gene encoding partitioning defective 6 homolog alpha isoform X1 produces MARPQRTPARSPDSIVEVKSKFDAEFRRFALPRASVSGFQEFSRLLRAVHQIPGLDVLLGYTDAHGDLLPLTNDDSLHRALASGPPPLRLLVQKREADSSGLAFASNSLQRRRKGLLLRPVAPLRTRPPLLISLPQDFRQVSSVIDVDLLPETHRRVRLHKHGSDRPLGFYIRDGMSVRVAPQGLERVPGIFISRLVRGGLAESTGLLAVSDEILEVNGIEVAGKTLDQVTDMMVANSHNLIVTVKPANQRNNVVRGASGRLTRPPSAGPGPAEPDSDDDSSDLVLENPPPPCSNGLSQPPCWDVHPGCLLPGVRNSLPSLDGQEQASSGWGSSIRGDGSGFSL; encoded by the exons ATGGCCAGGCCGCAGAGGACCCCGGCGCGCAGTCCTGACAGCATCGTCGAGGTGAAGAGCAAA TTCGACGCTGAGTTCCGACGCTTTGCGCTGCCCCGCGCTTCCGTGAGCGGCTTCCAGGAGTTTTCTCGGTTGCTGCGTGCAGTGCACCAGATCCCAGGCCTGGACGTGCTGCTTGGCTATACGGATGCTCACGGCGACCTACTGCCCCTCACCAACGACGACAGCCTGCACCGGGCCCTGGCCAGCGGGCCCCCGCCGCTGCGCCTACTGGTGCAGAAGCGGG AAGCTGACTCCAGCGGCCTGGCATTTGCCTCCAACTCTCTGCAGCGGCGCAGGAAAGGGCTTCTACTGCGACCAGTGGCACCCCTGCGCACCCGGCCACCCCTGCTAATCAGCCTGCCCCAAGATTTCCGCCAGGTTTCCTCAGTCATAGATGTGGACCTACTGCCTGAGACCCACCGACGGGTTCGACTGCACAAGCATGGTTCAGACCGCCCTCTGGGCTTTTACATTCGAGATGGCATGAGTGTGCGTGTGGCTCCCCAAGGCCTGGAGCGGGTTCCAGGCATATTCATCTCCCGCCTGGTACGTGGGGGCCTGGCTGAGAGTACAGGGCTGCTGGCAGTTAGTGATGAGATCCTTGaggtcaatggtattgaggtggcTGGGAAGACCTTGGACCAAGTGACGGACATGATGGTTGCCAACAGCCATAACCTCATTGTCACTGTCAAGCCTGCCAACCAGCGCAATAATGTGGTGCGAGGGGCATCTGGGCGGCTAACACGGCCTCCCTCTGCAGGGCCTGGGCCTGCTGAGCCCGACAGTGATGATGACAGCAGTGACCTGGTCCTTGAGAACCCACCGCCTCCTTGTTCCAATGGGCTGTCTCAGCCGCCATGCTGGGACGTGCACCCCGGCTGCCTACTTCCTGGTGTCCGAAACTCTCTGCCCTCCCTGGATGGCCAGGAACAGGCCAGCTCTGGCTGGGGGAGTAGCATACGAGGAGATGGTAGCGGCTTCAGCCTCTGA
- the Pard6a gene encoding partitioning defective 6 homolog alpha isoform X2: MARPQRTPARSPDSIVEVKSKFDAEFRRFALPRASVSGFQEFSRLLRAVHQIPGLDVLLGYTDAHGDLLPLTNDDSLHRALASGPPPLRLLVQKRAEADSSGLAFASNSLQRRRKGLLLRPVAPLRTRPPLLISLPQDFRQVSSVIDVDLLPETHRRVRLHKHGSDRPLGFYIRDGMSVRVAPQGLERVPGIFISRLVRGGLAESTGLLAVSDEILEVNGIEVAGKTLDQVTDMMVANSHNLIVTVKPANQRNNVVRGASGRLTRPPSAGPGPAEPDSDDDSSDLVLENPPPPCSNGLSQPPCWDVHPGCLLPGVRNSLPSLDGQEQASSGWGSSIRGDGSGFSL, from the exons ATGGCCAGGCCGCAGAGGACCCCGGCGCGCAGTCCTGACAGCATCGTCGAGGTGAAGAGCAAA TTCGACGCTGAGTTCCGACGCTTTGCGCTGCCCCGCGCTTCCGTGAGCGGCTTCCAGGAGTTTTCTCGGTTGCTGCGTGCAGTGCACCAGATCCCAGGCCTGGACGTGCTGCTTGGCTATACGGATGCTCACGGCGACCTACTGCCCCTCACCAACGACGACAGCCTGCACCGGGCCCTGGCCAGCGGGCCCCCGCCGCTGCGCCTACTGGTGCAGAAGCGGG CAGAAGCTGACTCCAGCGGCCTGGCATTTGCCTCCAACTCTCTGCAGCGGCGCAGGAAAGGGCTTCTACTGCGACCAGTGGCACCCCTGCGCACCCGGCCACCCCTGCTAATCAGCCTGCCCCAAGATTTCCGCCAGGTTTCCTCAGTCATAGATGTGGACCTACTGCCTGAGACCCACCGACGGGTTCGACTGCACAAGCATGGTTCAGACCGCCCTCTGGGCTTTTACATTCGAGATGGCATGAGTGTGCGTGTGGCTCCCCAAGGCCTGGAGCGGGTTCCAGGCATATTCATCTCCCGCCTGGTACGTGGGGGCCTGGCTGAGAGTACAGGGCTGCTGGCAGTTAGTGATGAGATCCTTGaggtcaatggtattgaggtggcTGGGAAGACCTTGGACCAAGTGACGGACATGATGGTTGCCAACAGCCATAACCTCATTGTCACTGTCAAGCCTGCCAACCAGCGCAATAATGTGGTGCGAGGGGCATCTGGGCGGCTAACACGGCCTCCCTCTGCAGGGCCTGGGCCTGCTGAGCCCGACAGTGATGATGACAGCAGTGACCTGGTCCTTGAGAACCCACCGCCTCCTTGTTCCAATGGGCTGTCTCAGCCGCCATGCTGGGACGTGCACCCCGGCTGCCTACTTCCTGGTGTCCGAAACTCTCTGCCCTCCCTGGATGGCCAGGAACAGGCCAGCTCTGGCTGGGGGAGTAGCATACGAGGAGATGGTAGCGGCTTCAGCCTCTGA
- the Enkd1 gene encoding enkurin domain-containing protein 1, with protein sequence MCEGPSRISGPIPPDPTLCPDYYRRPASAQGRLEGTALKLDLLTSEPDLDAAPPRGPRIRPGAREILERSQRGVGDVLLQLGDISLRPGASPKRKDPKDHEKENLRRIREIQKRFREQEHSREQGQLRPLKALWRSPKYDKVESRLKAQLQEPDPASATEHAHFLRAHSRCGPGLPPPRVPSFQLTPPGPKAKGSGLSVDFISHNAQAAKRAPRRHSRSLQALAQVLEQQRQAQEHYNATQKGHVPRYLLERRDMWRREAEARQHSQPDPDMPPGHTCMPENQRLETLNSLLQSQSQLLRELVLLPAGADSLRAQGHRVELDRKLVQVEEAIKIFSRPKVFVKMDA encoded by the exons ATGTGCGAAGGCCCGTCCCGCATCTCGGGGCCCATTCCCCCAGATCCTACGCTCTGCCCTGACTACTACCGGCGACCCGCCTCGG CCCAAGGACGCCTCGAGGGAACCGCTTTGAAGCTGGACCTGCTGACCTCGGAACCTGATTTGGACGCCGCCCCTCCCCGTGGCCCCCGCATCAGGCCGGGAGCCCGAGAAATCCTGGAGCGTAGCCAACGAGGCGTGGGGGATGTGCTGCTGCAACTGGGAGACATCTCCCTCCGTCCAGGAGCTTCTCCCAAGA GGAAGGACCCTAAAGACCATGAGAAGGAAAATCTGAGGCGGATCAGAGAGATACAGAAGCGCTTCCGAGAGCAAGAGCACAGCCGGGAGCAGGGCCAGCTCAGGCCCCTGAAGGCACTGTGGCGATCACCCAAGTATGACAAGGTGGAGTCCCGACTCAAGGCCCAGCTGCAG GAGCCTGACCCCGCCTCTGCAACAGAGCATGCCCACTTCCTGCGGGCACACTCCCGCTGTGGCCCTGGGCTCCCACCACCCCGTGTCCCCAGTTTCCAGCTAACCCCACCAGGACCCAAAGCTAAG GGATCAGGCCTGAGTGTGGATTTCATTAGTCACAATGCCCAAGCTGCCAAGAGGGCCCCCCGGCGCCATTCCCGCTCACTGCAGGCCCTGGCACAGGTGCTGGAGCAGCAACGTCAAGCCCAGGAGCACTACAACGCAACACAGAAGGGCCATGTGCCTCGTTA CTTGTTGGAGCGCAGGGATATGTGGCGGCGGGAGGCTGAAGCCCGCCAGCATAGCCAGCCAGACCCTGACATGCCCCCTGGTCATACCTGCATGCCTGAGAACCAGCGGCTGGAAACACTGAATAGTCTGCTCCAGA GCCAGAGCCAGCTGCTGCGTGAGCTAGTACTGCTACCTGCCGGGGCAGACTCGCTGAGAGCCCAAGGCCACCGTGTTGAGCTGGACCGGAAGCTGGTGCAGGTAGAAGAGGCCATCAAGATCTTTTCCCGGCCCAAAGTCTTCGTGAAGATGGATGCCTGA
- the C18H16orf86 gene encoding uncharacterized protein C16orf86 homolog, with the protein MASGVERKPGAPEGTVAGLVQVVKAPVNHAQSHECSMMGDQCPVPAYEACSTQGEDVCPTGHCREPELQEEGIKLEEEVLEAEAGDERGPRLGASIVGPSHGLKRKPIKGMSLPGPSYHVHPRTEAELPPGMLLQREELEGCQNEPSPSAKQHKKAKKRKSLGAPMLPAIASTVSAPPETLGLERKAQRLRPLYQYINYCNPELNQAGEEDREAEVEPESELALVPEEAGVEQLQALLPVAGELGLGLPLPYSNVLVPPTHALAALGEEAGVELGVLPSLGMSGHLKAEVDKSTQVDIDKMLSVCTAPPVPPLSPQYK; encoded by the exons ATGGCCTCAGGGGtcgagaggaagccaggggccccaGAGGGGACAGTTGCGGGGCTGGTCCAGGTTGTGAAGGCACCAGTTAATCATGCTCAGAGCCATGAG TGCTCAATGATGGGAGACCAGTGCCCAGTGCCAGCTTATGAGGCCTGCAGTACCCAGGGTGAAGACGTGTGTCCAACAGGACACTGCAGAGAGCCAGAGCTCCAGGAGGAGGGGATCAAGCTGGAGGAAGAAGtgcttgaggctgaggcaggagacgaGAGAGGCCCCAGGCTTGGGGCCTCCATCGTGGGGCCCAGTCATGGACTGAAGAGGAAACCGATCAA GGGAATGAG CCTCCCAGGACCTAGCTACCATGTCCATCCTAGGACTGAAGCTGAGCTGCCACCAGGGATGCTGCTGCAGAGAGAGGAGCTGGAGGGCTGTCAGAATGAAccctccccatctgccaaacagcACAAAAAAGCCAAGAAACGCAAAAGTCTGGGGGCTCCCATGCTTCCAGCTATAGCCAGCACTGTGTCTGCACCCCCAGAGACCCTGGGGCTGGAGC GAAAAGCTCAGCGCCTCCGGCCATTGTACCAGTATATCAACTATTGCAACCCTGAGCTGAACCAGGCAGGGGAGGAAGACAGGGAGGCTGAAGTAGAGCCTGAGTCAGAGCTGGCCCTGGTTCCTGAGGAGGCAGGTGTGGAGCAACTGCAGGCCTTGCTCCCTGTGGCAGGTGAGCTGGGCTTAGGTCTCCCTTTGCCCTATTCCAATGTGTTAGTTCCCCCCACTCATGCCTTGGCTGCCCTGGGAGAGGAGGCTGGAGTGGAGCTTGGGGTTTTGCCCAGCTTGGGGATGAGTGGCCACCTCAAGGCAGAGGTGGATAAGTCAACCCAGGTGGATATCGACAAGATGCTGAGTGTCTGCACTGCTCCCCCTGTGCCCCCACTCTCCCCTCAGTACAAGTGA